The sequence TTagtttttagaagcttcccagtcctctaccttcccactataTGTTTGTAacgttatatgccctctcttcagCCTTTATGTTGTCTTGGACTTCCTTAGTCAGCCAAAGTTGCCTCATTTTCTTGTTAGAATAGCTCCTCATCTCTGAAATGTATCTCCTCTGCTTCTTCTGAATATCCTCCAGAATCAccagccattactgttctgccatcatccatgCTAAACCCTCTTCCACACAACTTTGGAGAGCTCATttatcatgcttctgtaatttcctttactcctttGTAGTACTGAAACATCCGGTTTTAGCATCTCCTTCTCACATTGCAGGTAGTattatatcatattatgatcactacttcctaggGGTCCCTTCATCTTCAGATTCTTAATCAGATTCAGGTAACCATATTGCACTCCATCCAGAATTCCCATTCCTctcatgggctcaaccacaagctgcaatACACATTCTACAAATACCTGctcttggggtccagcaccaaattgattttcccattctacctgcaaattgaaatcCCTTATGATTATCACAACATTGTCTTTTTAACAtgacttttctatctcccattgtcatTTGTAGCCTAATACTGGCTATTGTTTGGATCCCACAACGATTCTACACCTTCcggtcctatgtcacctctttctattcatttgatttatttatttaccaaCACCTCTGCCTTCCCGCCTGCCCTTTCAATACAGTGTGTATCTTTGAATGTTACGCTCCAAATatgattgtgctgtctttacgacagttatttagtttataatattttcgcttagtaattcattcaatagtattttctagttagaattagaagtgtttaaagtatattcattgcatgtaaaatatatcggcatgcgatgacgtcacatccggtttcgccgcgtcttgtgggaaaacaccggtttgaaattagcgcgagggtgggggctttccacgaggctcacctgagcagaagcagttttgcaggcatgagaaatcacagtgagagcaacgctgtaagttaatagataatcgatatattgaactaagatgttaatgccgatcctgttagaagtaacgacggtagataatgtttatgctttcattagttaaagagtcgcggatagtttgcatggaagtgtatttaaagtagtcaatggagcaggtaaactctccctgtatactgcaccttagtgtactgtagttatagtcacctttgcaagtatttacacttgaaatgtgatattaaggaaggaacaaatactgtatcaatcttgtattgttttatcaacagttttcaccatatgttaatgtgaagagtgaacagtaaatggttaatcttactgcgatctggtttgcattggctgtggtttatccggacgttaaattcggcgttcgttacacccgaaggagaacgttacagtgaaaaagcggcattatcaggtgtttcaagtgctgcaatgtcagctcaatccagcatcaagtcgacgccgcccagcgacaggggcagtaaaccgacatcaagtaagcccacccgggcgttatcaggtgttccaagtgccgcaatgtcagctcgatccgggatcaagtcgatggcgcccagcgacaagggcagtagaacgacatcaagtaagtccacacaggcaagagccaaggcagaagccgccaaggtgcgactgcattacgccaaacaagaagcagttttgaaaatgaaacaggccaccagagaagtcgaaatccagaaagaaagggccaccagagaagctgaaagggccgccagacaaagagaacaggccaccagagaagtcgatatccagaaagaaagggccgccagagaagccgaaagggccgccagacaaagagaacaggccaccagagaagtcgaaatccagaaagaaagggccgccagagaagccgaaagggccgccagacaaagagaagaggctgccagagaagccgaaatccagaaagaaagggccgccagagaagccgaagaggctgccagacaaagagaagaggccgccagagaagccgaaacccagttggaaatggcaaaaatatcgacagagttgcaagtgctgcagctagaaagagaagaagaagctgccatggcggaagcaaagtacatagaacaagctgaagggtcgcgtgatctgaccgaagtaagatctactttagaaaggaccagactggaacgcacaagcgactatgtacaatatcaaatagacaggcaggctcgtctccactctccatacgtattcgataacttccccagctacgaggaacctcagagagtcacgattgcatcacatccatacgaggaaggaaatttaccctcacggctccgtgatgaagtcaagaatgaaagaaccgacaacgctccttcacccccacaacaggacggcggggagggagaggttcactccaggacaacaattgtcagctcgaactgtacagaagtttgcggtcaaactcagtcaagccgttcttgttccgagatctgcctcactgcggtgtaccctaaagaagcacaacaagacattaccaagcgtaaagtaactgacgagacgctaggtcagtcagttttcgttcaaaccgaggacggaaacaaacttgcacaatcagctcaagataccatttctttaaaacccaaagacaccaaggtcttcagagatgaagcaaataatggggttgccccattgcctttcagagaaccacgccagcgctcaccagataacaaagagcaggcagtcaaacggttcacgtccttacggaaaacccagaaaaggaaacctgagatgcagcaacgcacccgattggcccacgaggtactgtgcaccctaatggcagaggtcacagccattataaacgcacaatcattcctacctgtgtcttctgacccagaaaacccctttatactttagccatcaacgctccttatgcagaaggcaggagcacctcctccaccaggagacttctcagacaaggatttgtacacaaagcaatggagacaagtccaggctctggcaaatcggttctggcctcgctggagacaaaaatatctacctttgttgcaaca comes from Hypanus sabinus isolate sHypSab1 chromosome 12, sHypSab1.hap1, whole genome shotgun sequence and encodes:
- the LOC132402586 gene encoding calponin homology domain-containing protein DDB_G0272472-like; this encodes MSAQSSIKSTPPSDRGSKPTSSKPTRALSGVPSAAMSARSGIKSMAPSDKGSRTTSSKSTQARAKAEAAKVRLHYAKQEAVLKMKQATREVEIQKERATREAERAARQREQATREVDIQKERAAREAERAARQREQATREVEIQKERAAREAERAARQREEAAREAEIQKERAAREAEEAARQREEAAREAETQLEMAKISTELQVLQLEREEEAAMAEAKYIEQAEGSRDLTEVRSTLERTRLERTSDYVQYQIDRQARLHSPYVFDNFPSYEEPQRVTIASHPYEEGNLPSRLRDEVKNERTDNAPSPPQQDGGEGEVHSRTTIVSSNCTEVCGQTQSSRSCSEICLTAVYPKEAQQDITKRKVTDETLGQSVFVQTEDGNKLAQSAQDTISLKPKDTKVFRDEANNGVAPLPFREPRQRSPDNKEQAVKRFTSLRKTQKRKPEMQQRTRLAHEVLCTLMAEVTAIINAQSFLPVSSDPENPFIL